A window of the Candidatus Krumholzibacteriia bacterium genome harbors these coding sequences:
- a CDS encoding electron transfer flavoprotein subunit alpha/FixB family protein has protein sequence MSNDVLVIGEHRDGALKGISKEAMTAARSVANDLGGQVVSVLLGDDTAGMADDLAGCGGAKMLRVHDAKLAQYTPEAYVGSLKQVIADVQPKVVLVGHSYQAIDFFPRLAAAHDGALVPDVTGIAVESGKPVFIRKVINGKLDARTVPAGDDMIFCSVQQGAFPVQPADGPASIEDFSVDLTDVTTRNVVEVKAAEAGEVDLTAADIIVAGGRGVGDPDKFEVVFDLAEALGGAVGASRPPCDSEWVEHERQIGSSGQVVAPKLYIALGISGAIQHLVGMRGAGCVVAINKDPNAAIFQEAAYGIVGDLHEVVPALIEAVNEAKN, from the coding sequence GTGAGCAACGACGTTCTCGTGATCGGTGAGCACCGGGACGGTGCTCTGAAGGGAATCAGCAAGGAAGCCATGACCGCCGCGCGCTCGGTGGCGAACGATCTCGGCGGTCAGGTCGTGAGCGTGCTGCTCGGCGACGACACCGCCGGCATGGCCGACGACCTCGCCGGATGTGGTGGCGCGAAGATGCTGCGCGTGCACGACGCGAAGCTCGCCCAGTACACGCCCGAGGCCTACGTCGGATCGCTGAAGCAGGTGATCGCCGACGTGCAGCCGAAGGTGGTGTTGGTGGGGCACTCCTACCAGGCCATCGACTTCTTCCCACGTCTGGCCGCGGCCCACGACGGAGCGCTCGTGCCCGACGTGACCGGCATCGCCGTCGAGAGCGGCAAGCCCGTCTTCATCCGCAAGGTCATCAACGGAAAGCTCGACGCCCGGACCGTGCCCGCGGGTGACGACATGATCTTCTGCAGCGTCCAGCAGGGGGCCTTTCCGGTGCAACCTGCGGACGGTCCGGCCTCCATCGAGGACTTCTCGGTGGACCTGACCGACGTCACGACGCGCAACGTGGTGGAGGTCAAGGCCGCCGAGGCGGGCGAGGTCGACCTCACCGCGGCCGACATCATCGTGGCCGGCGGTCGTGGCGTGGGCGATCCCGACAAGTTCGAGGTCGTGTTCGATCTCGCCGAGGCTCTCGGGGGTGCGGTGGGCGCGTCGCGTCCGCCCTGTGACAGCGAATGGGTCGAACACGAGCGGCAGATCGGCAGTTCGGGGCAGGTCGTGGCGCCGAAGTTGTACATCGCGCTGGGGATCAGCGGGGCGATCCAGCACCTCGTGGGAATGCGCGGGGCCGGATGCGTGGTCGCGATCAATAAGGATCCGAACGCCGCGATCTTCCAGGAGGCCGCGTACGGCATCGTGGGTGATCTGCACGAGGTCGTGCCGGCGTTGATCGAAGCCGTGAACGAGGCGAAGAACTGA
- a CDS encoding electron transfer flavoprotein subunit beta/FixA family protein: MKILVCVKQVPEKDARLRLASGDEWIVEDGLAYAISECDRYAIEAALRLKESGEGEVVVLSLGGERASKGVKEALAMGCDRAIHVQSDDLARADALTISKALAAAAKDESFDVIFTGQQSDDLSYNAVGPMLAERLGMHHVQIVLEIEATAGGLKVTHELDNNLVETVEVPTPVVLGVQSGINDVRYASLKGIMQAGAKPQKKMSLADLGLDESDLTPKVSIESVGFPVKSSQATMIEGEPKEAAKMLVEKLIQEAKVL; the protein is encoded by the coding sequence ATGAAGATCCTGGTCTGTGTGAAACAGGTCCCCGAGAAGGACGCGCGCCTGCGCCTGGCGAGCGGCGACGAGTGGATCGTCGAGGACGGCCTGGCGTACGCGATCAGCGAGTGCGACCGCTACGCGATCGAGGCCGCGCTTCGCCTGAAGGAGAGCGGCGAGGGCGAAGTGGTCGTCCTCTCGCTCGGCGGCGAGCGGGCGAGCAAGGGCGTGAAGGAGGCGCTGGCCATGGGCTGCGACCGCGCGATCCACGTCCAGAGCGACGACCTGGCCCGCGCCGACGCCCTGACCATCTCCAAGGCCCTGGCCGCGGCCGCGAAGGACGAGTCCTTCGACGTGATCTTCACCGGCCAGCAATCCGACGACCTGAGCTACAACGCGGTCGGTCCCATGTTGGCCGAGCGCCTCGGGATGCACCACGTGCAGATCGTCCTCGAGATCGAGGCCACCGCCGGAGGCCTGAAGGTCACCCACGAGCTCGACAACAACCTGGTCGAGACGGTCGAAGTTCCGACACCGGTCGTGCTCGGAGTGCAGAGCGGCATCAACGACGTCCGCTATGCCTCGCTCAAGGGCATCATGCAGGCCGGCGCGAAGCCCCAGAAGAAGATGTCGCTGGCCGACCTCGGTCTGGACGAGTCCGACCTCACACCGAAGGTCTCGATCGAGAGCGTCGGCTTCCCCGTGAAGTCGAGCCAGGCCACGATGATCGAGGGCGAGCCGAAGGAAGCTGCCAAGATGCTCGTCGAGAAGTTGATCCAGGAAGCCAAGGTCCTTTGA
- the aceE gene encoding pyruvate dehydrogenase (acetyl-transferring), homodimeric type yields the protein MVFDQFKQHLPDIDPGETQEWLEALESVVRASGSQRAQFLLYKVLKQARLLNVGLPQTVTTRPINTISPEQEPWFPGDEDMERRIRRLIRWNAAVMVTRANERNPGLGGHISTYASSASLYEVGFNHFFRGKDWPGGIGDAVYVQGHGAPGVYARAFLEGRLSESQLENFRMESKGGGLSSYPHPRLMPDFWEYPTVSMGLGPINAVYHARFLRYLHNRGLADTSDARVWCYLGDGETDEPESLAALTLASREGLDNLVFVINCNLQRLDGPVRGNGQIVQELEARFRGAGWNVVKVLLGREWDDLLARDPEGLLVERMRNVLDGDWQRMAVEGGATIREEFFGADPRLKKVVEHLSDDQLERLRMGGHDYRKLYSAYWYACEHRNEPTVILARTVKGWTLGEGFEARNVTHQMKKLGEDELKVFRDRLELPITDEQIENAPYYHPGDDSPEVQYLHDHRRNLGGALPERRKRNWRVELPSDDLYAEFRKGTGPKVPVSTTMAFVRLLRAMMKDDALGDRIVPIIPDEARTFGMESLFREFKIYAANGQQYKPVDWNVLLSYTEGQDGQILEEGITEAGSMASFTAAATSYATTGEPMVPFYIFYSMFGFQRVGDSIWSLADSRGRGFLLGATYGRTTLNGEGLQHQDGHSLLTATTVPNCLAYDPAFHFETATIVREGLRRMYQNDEDVFYYLTLYNENYEMPDMPEGVEDGILKGLYRFRPSPLDDDDAPRAHLLGSGVILQQVLEAQRILAEDYGVAATVWSAPSFSELRRDALTVERANRLSPDREPQVPYVTSCFADEATGTPVVAATDSMKSVADQVARWIPLPFTALGTDGFGRSDTRENLRRFFENDTANVVYATLIELARVDRVPLEIALKARDRFEIDPDRPDPAHTDEVRPREPASSNAGARKKKSGSSRGKRKTTSKG from the coding sequence ATGGTCTTCGATCAGTTCAAGCAGCACCTTCCCGACATCGATCCCGGCGAGACCCAGGAATGGCTCGAGGCGCTCGAATCGGTCGTGCGCGCCTCGGGCTCGCAGCGGGCGCAGTTCCTGCTGTACAAGGTCCTGAAGCAGGCCCGCCTGCTGAACGTCGGTCTGCCGCAGACCGTCACCACCCGGCCGATCAACACGATCAGCCCGGAGCAGGAGCCGTGGTTCCCCGGAGACGAGGACATGGAGCGCCGGATCCGCCGGCTGATCCGGTGGAACGCGGCGGTCATGGTGACCCGGGCCAACGAGCGCAATCCCGGCCTGGGCGGGCACATCTCCACCTACGCGTCGTCGGCCAGTCTCTACGAGGTCGGCTTCAACCACTTCTTCCGTGGTAAGGACTGGCCCGGCGGGATCGGCGACGCGGTGTACGTGCAGGGACACGGCGCGCCCGGCGTCTACGCCCGGGCCTTCCTCGAGGGCCGGCTGTCCGAGTCGCAGCTCGAGAACTTCCGGATGGAGTCGAAGGGCGGCGGGCTCTCGAGCTATCCCCATCCGCGGCTGATGCCGGACTTCTGGGAGTATCCCACCGTCTCCATGGGACTGGGCCCCATCAACGCCGTCTACCACGCTCGCTTCCTGCGGTACCTCCACAACCGCGGCCTGGCCGACACTTCCGACGCCCGCGTCTGGTGCTACCTGGGTGACGGCGAGACCGACGAGCCCGAGTCCCTGGCCGCCCTCACCCTCGCCAGCCGCGAGGGCCTCGACAATCTGGTCTTCGTGATCAACTGCAACCTGCAGCGCCTCGACGGACCCGTGCGGGGAAACGGCCAGATCGTGCAGGAGCTCGAGGCCCGTTTCCGCGGTGCGGGATGGAACGTGGTGAAGGTGCTGCTCGGCCGCGAGTGGGACGACCTGCTGGCCCGCGACCCCGAGGGGCTGCTGGTCGAGCGAATGCGCAACGTGCTCGACGGCGACTGGCAGCGGATGGCGGTCGAGGGCGGCGCGACCATCCGCGAGGAGTTCTTCGGAGCCGATCCGCGTTTGAAGAAGGTCGTCGAGCACCTGAGCGACGATCAGCTCGAGCGCCTGCGCATGGGCGGGCACGACTACCGCAAGCTGTACTCGGCGTACTGGTACGCCTGTGAGCACCGGAACGAGCCCACGGTGATCCTCGCGCGCACGGTGAAGGGCTGGACCCTGGGCGAGGGCTTCGAAGCGCGCAACGTGACCCATCAGATGAAGAAGCTGGGCGAGGACGAACTGAAGGTCTTCCGCGATCGGCTGGAGCTGCCGATCACCGACGAGCAGATCGAGAACGCGCCCTACTACCACCCGGGCGACGACAGCCCCGAGGTGCAGTACCTGCACGACCACCGGCGCAACCTGGGCGGCGCCCTGCCAGAGCGCCGCAAGCGCAACTGGCGGGTGGAACTGCCGTCCGACGATCTGTACGCGGAGTTCCGCAAGGGGACGGGACCGAAGGTCCCGGTGTCCACGACCATGGCCTTCGTCCGCCTGCTCCGTGCCATGATGAAGGACGACGCCCTCGGCGACCGGATCGTGCCGATCATCCCCGACGAGGCGCGGACCTTCGGCATGGAGTCGCTGTTCCGCGAGTTCAAGATCTACGCGGCCAACGGTCAACAGTACAAGCCGGTCGACTGGAACGTCCTGCTCAGCTACACCGAGGGCCAGGACGGCCAGATCCTCGAGGAGGGGATCACCGAAGCGGGATCCATGGCCAGCTTCACGGCGGCCGCCACGAGCTACGCCACCACCGGCGAGCCCATGGTTCCCTTCTACATCTTCTACTCGATGTTCGGGTTCCAGCGGGTGGGCGACAGCATCTGGAGTCTGGCCGACAGCCGTGGCCGCGGCTTCCTGCTGGGTGCGACCTACGGACGGACGACCCTGAACGGCGAGGGCCTGCAACACCAGGACGGGCACTCGTTGCTCACGGCGACGACCGTGCCGAACTGCCTGGCCTACGATCCGGCCTTCCACTTCGAGACGGCCACCATCGTGCGCGAGGGTCTTCGGCGCATGTACCAGAACGACGAGGACGTCTTCTACTACCTGACCCTGTACAACGAGAACTACGAGATGCCCGACATGCCCGAGGGCGTCGAAGACGGCATCCTGAAGGGTCTCTACCGGTTCCGTCCCAGCCCGCTCGACGACGACGATGCTCCCCGGGCGCACCTGCTGGGCAGCGGCGTGATCCTGCAGCAGGTCCTGGAGGCCCAGAGGATCCTGGCCGAGGACTACGGAGTGGCCGCCACGGTCTGGAGTGCTCCGAGCTTCTCGGAGCTGCGCCGCGATGCACTGACGGTGGAACGGGCGAACCGCCTGTCCCCGGATCGCGAGCCACAGGTGCCCTACGTGACGAGCTGCTTCGCCGACGAAGCGACGGGCACGCCGGTGGTCGCCGCGACCGATTCGATGAAGTCGGTGGCCGATCAGGTGGCTCGGTGGATCCCGCTCCCGTTCACAGCGCTCGGCACCGACGGCTTCGGCCGCAGCGACACCCGCGAGAACCTACGTCGCTTCTTCGAGAACGACACCGCCAACGTGGTCTACGCGACCCTGATCGAGCTCGCCCGGGTCGATCGCGTTCCGCTCGAGATCGCGCTGAAGGCGCGGGATCGATTCGAGATCGATCCGGACCGACCGGATCCGGCGCACACCGACGAGGTGCGACCGCGAGAACCCGCCTCGTCGAACGCCGGCGCGCGGAAGAAGAAGTCCGGCTCGTCGCGCGGGAAGCGGAAGACCACGTCGAAGGGTTGA
- the rho gene encoding transcription termination factor Rho, with protein MSPGPNGGGDSRSGGSNKKKRSRRKKSGIRRGPVDHTSAALDDDMVPPTQSSSKKRPQNSNGQRRSGGGRRRPGPARSKRSRRGGSGSGQQRLQRLFDQLHKTTSIDPEERWHLSREDGALTPRVIDMLAPLGKGQRCLIVAPPKAGKTTLLLEIARSLEVNHPEAMVFALLVDERPEEVTHFRRSCHAEVIAASSDQVAKDHVRTTEAAVEQILQPVLEGKDVVLLLDSITRLARAYNTVRGDSGRTLSGGLDANAMQTPRRLFGAARNIENGGSLTILGTALVDTGSRMDEVIFQEFKGTGNTEIVLSRQLFEKRIFPALDIAKSGTRKEEKLYDLETLELIHKVRRVLSSMPPDRAMEGLLKLLAKHATNQELLHALPRT; from the coding sequence ATGTCTCCCGGTCCCAACGGGGGCGGCGATTCCCGCTCGGGTGGCAGCAACAAGAAGAAGCGGTCCCGTCGCAAGAAGTCGGGAATCCGCCGGGGACCGGTCGACCACACGTCGGCGGCGCTCGACGACGACATGGTGCCACCGACCCAGTCCTCTTCGAAGAAGCGTCCGCAGAACTCCAACGGTCAGCGCCGTTCCGGTGGAGGGCGCCGACGGCCCGGGCCCGCGCGGAGCAAACGTTCGCGCCGGGGAGGGTCGGGGAGTGGTCAGCAGCGGTTGCAACGGCTGTTCGACCAGCTCCACAAGACGACGAGCATCGACCCCGAGGAGCGGTGGCATCTCTCGCGCGAGGACGGCGCGCTGACGCCGCGCGTGATCGACATGCTCGCGCCGCTGGGCAAGGGGCAGCGCTGTCTGATCGTGGCGCCCCCGAAGGCCGGCAAGACGACTCTGTTGCTCGAGATCGCGCGCTCGCTCGAGGTGAACCATCCCGAGGCCATGGTCTTCGCCCTGCTCGTGGACGAGCGGCCCGAGGAGGTCACCCACTTCCGGCGCAGCTGTCACGCCGAGGTCATCGCGGCCAGCAGTGATCAGGTCGCCAAGGACCACGTCCGCACCACCGAGGCCGCGGTCGAGCAGATCCTACAGCCGGTTCTCGAGGGCAAGGACGTCGTCCTGCTGCTCGACTCGATCACTCGTCTGGCCCGGGCCTACAACACGGTGCGCGGCGACAGTGGCCGGACCCTGTCCGGCGGTCTCGATGCGAACGCCATGCAGACCCCGCGGCGCCTCTTCGGGGCGGCGCGCAACATCGAGAACGGCGGGAGCCTCACCATTCTCGGTACCGCGCTCGTCGACACCGGTTCGCGCATGGACGAGGTGATCTTCCAGGAGTTCAAGGGAACCGGGAACACCGAGATCGTCCTGTCGCGGCAGTTGTTCGAGAAGCGCATCTTCCCCGCCCTGGACATCGCGAAGTCGGGAACCCGCAAGGAGGAGAAGCTGTACGACCTCGAGACGCTCGAGCTGATCCACAAGGTCCGCCGGGTGCTCTCGTCCATGCCGCCCGACCGCGCCATGGAGGGTCTGCTGAAACTCCTCGCCAAACACGCGACGAACCAGGAACTGCTGCATGCGCTTCCGCGCACCTGA
- a CDS encoding DNA-3-methyladenine glycosylase 2 family protein, which yields MPQRSTPNTLHDPDQRRRGRAVLRDADPALGDLVERFGDVWPRRRVPVFERLCRIVIDQQLSVKAAATIAERLRRTAGGRLRADRLHGLDDAALRGAGLSRQKTAALRDLVEHVRSGRLRTDQLWRLPDDEITERLGAVRGFGPWSVEMFLLFGLGRADVWATGDLGLRRAVQELDGHAAAPHAPAMIARAERWRPWRGLASLYLWASLEPVLWSEPAADRNRSL from the coding sequence GTGCCCCAGCGATCCACACCGAACACCTTGCACGATCCGGACCAGCGCCGTCGGGGACGCGCCGTCCTACGCGATGCCGATCCCGCCCTGGGCGATCTCGTGGAGCGTTTCGGCGACGTGTGGCCGCGGCGCCGGGTGCCCGTCTTCGAGCGCCTGTGCCGCATCGTGATCGATCAGCAGCTCTCGGTGAAGGCGGCGGCCACCATCGCGGAGCGGCTCCGCCGCACGGCCGGTGGCCGGTTGCGGGCCGATCGGCTGCACGGCCTGGACGACGCCGCTCTGCGCGGGGCCGGCCTCAGCCGTCAGAAGACGGCGGCCCTGCGCGACCTCGTCGAGCACGTGCGGTCGGGTCGACTGCGAACCGATCAGCTCTGGCGTCTGCCCGACGACGAGATCACCGAACGCCTGGGAGCCGTCCGGGGGTTCGGGCCCTGGTCGGTCGAGATGTTCCTCCTGTTCGGGCTCGGACGGGCCGACGTCTGGGCCACCGGAGACCTCGGGCTGCGGCGCGCCGTCCAGGAACTCGACGGCCACGCGGCGGCGCCCCACGCGCCGGCCATGATCGCCCGGGCCGAGCGTTGGCGTCCCTGGCGAGGGCTGGCCAGTCTCTACCTGTGGGCGTCCCTGGAACCGGTCCTCTGGTCGGAGCCGGCCGCAGACAGGAATCGTTCGCTCTGA
- a CDS encoding M20/M25/M40 family metallo-hydrolase encodes MSVSQCAHRRVAVPSLRAAHLAAIVPLLLWLTACGGAPESATDESGLPARIRADAATLREAALRSDVGYETLARLCDEHGHRLSGSERLERAIDWMAGELRSMGFQNVRKEPVQVPVWIRGDESLTLLEPMELEVPMLGLGMSVGTPSGGLTGEVVVVEDFDELEALSVSDVSGRIVLFDAPYRGYGRTVPYRTQGAIAAAQRGAVAALVRSIGPPGLRTPHTGTMRYRDDTPRIPAAAIATEDSDMIARLADSGNRVVVRLQMSARNEPDGLSHNLVAEVVGRETPEEVVVIGGHLDSWDVGTGAQDDGVGCLIAVDAARLMLETGLIPRRTVRIVLWTNEENGLRGARAYRDAHTDELDRHVAAIESDSGNGLVQGFRFDFRPAVMGFDSAEDGGEAFEAGRDRMMAVTRDIADLLATTGADSVFAAGSGADVGPLAARGVPALGLHHDTSEYFVIHHTEADTFDKIDLTDMQKNTAAMAVMAYVLAEMEGTLRP; translated from the coding sequence GTGTCCGTGTCCCAGTGTGCGCACCGCCGCGTGGCGGTCCCCTCCCTCCGTGCTGCCCACCTGGCGGCGATCGTTCCCCTGCTGCTGTGGCTCACGGCCTGCGGGGGCGCCCCGGAGTCTGCGACGGACGAGTCCGGGCTGCCCGCACGGATCCGAGCCGACGCCGCGACGCTCCGCGAGGCGGCCCTGCGATCCGATGTGGGCTACGAGACCCTGGCGCGCCTGTGCGACGAGCACGGTCACCGGCTGAGCGGGAGCGAACGGCTGGAGCGGGCCATCGACTGGATGGCCGGCGAGCTCCGCTCGATGGGGTTCCAGAACGTACGCAAGGAACCCGTCCAGGTCCCCGTCTGGATCCGTGGTGACGAGAGCCTGACGCTGCTCGAGCCCATGGAACTCGAAGTGCCGATGCTCGGTCTGGGCATGAGCGTGGGAACGCCGTCCGGCGGCCTGACCGGCGAGGTCGTCGTGGTCGAGGACTTCGACGAACTCGAAGCGCTGAGCGTGTCCGACGTCAGCGGCCGGATCGTGCTCTTCGACGCACCCTACCGCGGCTACGGGCGGACCGTCCCGTACCGCACCCAGGGCGCGATCGCCGCCGCGCAGCGCGGGGCCGTCGCCGCGCTGGTCCGTTCGATCGGCCCACCGGGACTCCGCACTCCGCACACCGGAACCATGCGCTACCGCGACGACACGCCGCGCATTCCGGCCGCGGCGATCGCGACCGAGGACTCGGACATGATCGCCCGCCTGGCCGACTCCGGGAACCGGGTCGTCGTCCGCCTGCAGATGTCCGCGCGCAACGAACCCGACGGCTTGTCGCACAATCTGGTCGCCGAGGTGGTCGGGCGCGAGACACCCGAAGAGGTGGTCGTCATCGGCGGCCACCTCGACAGCTGGGACGTGGGCACCGGGGCCCAGGACGACGGGGTGGGGTGTCTGATCGCCGTCGACGCCGCGCGGCTCATGCTCGAGACCGGTCTGATCCCCCGTCGCACGGTGCGGATCGTCCTGTGGACCAATGAGGAGAACGGCCTCCGGGGCGCGCGCGCCTATCGCGACGCCCACACCGACGAACTCGACCGGCACGTCGCCGCCATCGAGTCCGACAGCGGGAACGGCCTGGTGCAGGGTTTCCGTTTCGACTTCCGTCCTGCGGTCATGGGCTTCGATTCGGCCGAGGACGGCGGTGAGGCCTTCGAAGCCGGCCGGGATCGCATGATGGCCGTGACCCGGGACATCGCCGATCTGCTCGCCACGACCGGTGCCGACTCGGTCTTCGCCGCCGGTTCCGGTGCCGACGTTGGCCCACTGGCGGCACGCGGCGTTCCCGCCCTCGGTCTGCACCACGACACCAGCGAGTACTTCGTGATCCACCACACCGAGGCCGACACCTTCGACAAGATCGACCTCACGGACATGCAGAAGAACACCGCGGCGATGGCGGTCATGGCCTATGTCCTGGCCGAAATGGAGGGGACGCTGCGTCCCTGA